The genome window TCTTCTTATTAAATTTATCACGAACTGCCTTGAGTTCATCCGGCGTACGGCATATTTGTTCTGCCTGTATAGCTTCCATATTTTTCAGAATGGAAAACCCGTATTTTTCGCTGTATACAGTCTCGCCCCATACAACGTCCTCAACAACCGAATGGTCTTCTTTCCTCATTATCTTCCAACCTTCCGGAGTTTCCCATGCCAAAGGTTCCTTTTCTACAGCTTTAATGATTTTGTCAGCTTTTAATGAGCCTGCACGCTCTACAGCGGCCTTTATAAAATACACACCGGCATATGTCTCGTTTGCCATATAATCGGGATATTCTTTAAACCTATCATAGTATGCTTTAACAAATTTTTTGTTCATATCCGAATCGGGCGTAAGAAAAAAGTAACGTGCTGCCACATATGTTCCTTCCGGCAAATCCTTCCCGAGAGGTATCAGTGTCTCAAGCGCCGCTCCATCAGGAAAGGCAAATTTGATATTATTAAACAGACCGGTAGGCAGTGCCTGTTTGATAAAGTTATTTGCATCATTACCCCATAACGGCGACCAAACTGCATCCGGCTTAAGTTCGGCAATCTGTTTAATAAAAGACGTATAATCGCCTTCCATAAGCTTAGGCCATAACTCGCCAACAAACTCTACGTCCGGTCTCAGTTCCTTCAGCTTGGCTTTGAATGCCTCCCATGATTCATGACCATAGTTGTAATTTGGTCCTATGCACATCCAGCGTTTAAACGGTTTTGAAGCCATATAGTATGCTCCTGAACGCGAGTGCATCATGGCATTGCTCAGTATGCCAAACTGGTACGGGCTAAACAGGTCATCTGTCATTGAATTTGCAGCAGCTTGCGTTAAAATCAATATTTTCTTGTTTTCGGTTGCAACCTTTGACACCGCCACTGCAACACCGCTGGAAGTCGGGCCTATGATGAAGTCCACTTTATCCTGAGTAACAAACTTCTTTGCAATCTGCTCACCTATATCAGCCTTGAGCTTGCAGTCTTCAAAAATAGCCTCTACTTTCCTTTTTAGAATACCGCCATTCGCATTTATCTCGTCCATAGCCATCTGTACTGCCTGCTTCCCATGCTTGCCATAACCACCCATGGGCCCTGACATAATAAACATCACACCAAGTTTTATGGGTTTTTCTGCAGCAAAAGACAAACCGGCAGAGCATAATAAAACGAACAACAAAATAATAGAGATGTAAACTGGTTTCTTCATAAATCCCCCTTTCTTAATTTGTAAAGCGTATTAAAAATATTAAGCCTTTTCATTTTTCATGTCAAGCGTAAGATTCTATAAGTATTAACCATATACTGCTTGAAGTAATGAACCTCCCTGCAGCAAGCTGTACGCAGGGTTTCTTCAAAGTCATGGACAAAATACTGATCCTGTTATGTTTCTTCCTTGATCTTTTCCATTAAATCTTTAAAATACAGTTTATTTTTTTTAAGCAGTCTTACCTCCAACTCTTCATCTTCGGTAAGATAAGGTTTTACCTGGAGCATCTGCAGCTTTTCATCGAGCGATTTATGCATAATACGGGCCTCATTATAACGTTCTTCTTTGGTTTTGACTTCTGCCATTTTATTACTCCTTATCTTTTGATTTTTTTCTAAACAATTACATCTTTATATTTCCTGCTCAATATCAGATTGTATTGTTCGTCCATACCAGCTTCATGCATAACATACCACATGGGCAGGATTTCTTCAAAAAAACAGGGCACATTGATGACCTTTTATCAATGATTTTTTCTTTTATATTTGATAGACTTAAAATACTTGATTACAAACCAGGAGGTGTTTTATGGCAACAGGAAAAGACAAGCCTAAGAATGAAACAAAAAAAGCTCCGCAAAAAACTTTAAAGGAAAAGAGAAAAGAGAAACAGGAAAAGGCAAAAAACAAATAAATCATTGCACTGAATACAAAAGGAGGACTAAGAATGAAAATTGTTCTATTGGGGGCGCCGGGCGCCGGTAAGGGTACTGTTGCAAAATTATTGACAGATTATGATGGCTCAGTCCAGATATCAACAGGGGACATCTTGAGAAATGCAGTAAATGCCGGGTCCGAGCTTGGCAAGAAAGCTCAGGGATATATGGAACGCGGCGAGCTTGTTCCTGATGAGCTTATTATGGATATAATGGGGGTAAGGCTGAAGGAACCTGATTGTGAAAAAGGTTTTATACTTGACGGTTTTCCAAGAACGATTCCTCAAGCCGAGGCATTAAAGAACCTGCTTGTGAAACTCAATCTGAAATTAGACAAGGTTATTGATCTTGATGTACCAAGAGATGTTATTCTTGACAGACTGACTACACGCAGGACATGTGCCAACCCTGATTGTCAGGAAATATACAACATTAAAAGCAAGCCGCCGGCACCGGACGGCACCTGCCTTAAATGCGGTTCGCCTGCCGTACAGCGCGCCGATGAAACAGTGGAAGCCATCACAAAACGTCTTGAAACTTACAACGAAAAAACAGCGCCGCTTATTGACTTCTACAGAAAGGAAGGGCTGCTAAAATCTATCAGTTCTCTGAGCAGCGAGGAAATTGTTGCAAAGATCAAAGAAGGCTGATTCATAATACAAATTCTTTAGCATTCATGGGTCAGCATTCAGAATCCAACAAAGAGGGATTTTGAATTCATTATGACCCCTGAATGCTATTTACATGCATTTAAATTGCCTGTCAGCATCAAATTCAAAGGCAACATATACTAACTAATACCAATAATACAGTTTTATGGGGTGTAATTAATGAATTTCGGTCTTGCCACATTTTTCTTTGTGAAGAAACATATTCTTGATGTTGTTTATGATATTATTGCTGCCGATATTAAAACAATAGAGCTATCCTGTGAAATGCCCCATATTCTCGATATGAATGACAATTTTGTTTCAAGAATGAACGAGTTCACCCGAAGCGGTATAGAGTTTTCAATACACGCACCGTTTTTTGAGGTAAACCTCGGGAGTTTTTATGACGATTACAGAAAAAACGCAATAAGAATGCTGAAACAAACCATCGATATAGCTTATGGCATAG of Pseudomonadota bacterium contains these proteins:
- a CDS encoding ABC transporter substrate-binding protein is translated as MKKPVYISIILLFVLLCSAGLSFAAEKPIKLGVMFIMSGPMGGYGKHGKQAVQMAMDEINANGGILKRKVEAIFEDCKLKADIGEQIAKKFVTQDKVDFIIGPTSSGVAVAVSKVATENKKILILTQAAANSMTDDLFSPYQFGILSNAMMHSRSGAYYMASKPFKRWMCIGPNYNYGHESWEAFKAKLKELRPDVEFVGELWPKLMEGDYTSFIKQIAELKPDAVWSPLWGNDANNFIKQALPTGLFNNIKFAFPDGAALETLIPLGKDLPEGTYVAARYFFLTPDSDMNKKFVKAYYDRFKEYPDYMANETYAGVYFIKAAVERAGSLKADKIIKAVEKEPLAWETPEGWKIMRKEDHSVVEDVVWGETVYSEKYGFSILKNMEAIQAEQICRTPDELKAVRDKFNKKMKESKK
- a CDS encoding adenylate kinase; translation: MKIVLLGAPGAGKGTVAKLLTDYDGSVQISTGDILRNAVNAGSELGKKAQGYMERGELVPDELIMDIMGVRLKEPDCEKGFILDGFPRTIPQAEALKNLLVKLNLKLDKVIDLDVPRDVILDRLTTRRTCANPDCQEIYNIKSKPPAPDGTCLKCGSPAVQRADETVEAITKRLETYNEKTAPLIDFYRKEGLLKSISSLSSEEIVAKIKEG